The segment AGATGTATACATTGGCTTTGTTGCATCATAAAAGCTAAACCGTGATGGCTGCAATGCAAAATTAAATGTAAAAAATAGCTTAATATAAACCCAAATAGGGCTAAATGGCATGAAATAGTAATGTACTTTCACTTATAGCAAAATGAACAGAATGCCAATTTGTAACTGGtcataagtcataacttcttcattagaACATGAAATTTTTCTCTTTTTTCCTTGTTACTTTATTTGTGTGTTAATTATTGTAGTATCTCCTGCTCCCATTGCTAGTTCTTTTCTTATTGAGGCATTGCGTTTTGAAATTTTCTACTCTATTTTAGGATTTGCacttttatagtttttttaataGAAAACTATACTTCAAAAGATCTACCCATTTATAGCATTGAAAATTGTTTTGTATTTGGAATATAGAATGGCATTTCTCTAATAGTGTaaaattttcaaagtaaaatgatgTATTAGGAAGAAATGAATGTAGGATTTTGGATGCTATGATAAACAAACCAATGGAAGTATGTTGCTATTCCTTGCATTTAACCCTTGAAAATATGAAATTGTTTTTAGTAATAGTAACAGGATCATTGGATCATATTGTGATTTATTATGAATTTTTGACTCTACAGCTTCCTTTGAGACTTACTTGATGAATAAAATGGCATGAACGTTAATAGAAATAGAGAAAACAACTTACATGTTCTGTAAGGGCAAGATTCGCTTCAAAGAAGGATTTAATTGTACCAATGTCCTCCCAGTAATCATTAAACAAATATGCCTGCAAATGAAATTTTGCACCTTCAGAAAAACTCTTCATATGctgatatacatacatacatgtttGTATAcgtacataacacatatactgtaaaaaaaaattgtatgtaTATTGAGTATAGTAGAAGGTTGTACCTATGTGATGTAGTAGAACATAAGCTACTAAAccttatttatatttaattgcaAAAAGGGAAAGTTTGAGCATAGCAATGTGGTTTATTCATTCACAAGAGGTTCAACAAACCTTTATGTAATATTCTGAGGCTGAAGCAGGGATAATCTCTGATCCAAAGTCATTTGCTGTTGGAAACCGCCATCTGTAAAATACATATAGTAGTTAAATCATGACAGGATAATCAGTCACCATGAAGAGGTATGATGAGATGGACTTTGACCCTTGTACTTTCGTCATGCCTTTTTCTCTCATACTATTTTTTCCTTAAATTCTACAAAAGCTATACAATcaagtttttattttaaataacttagaTCTTTGCTACACAATTTGAATATACGTTGTATATTTTACCGTTAAATCATGTGAATTTGTAAATATCTTCTCCGTTATGTCATCGGAGTCCTTTAAGCCCCGTTTTTTATACAAGACAAAACAGGTGGTCCCCACATGTATTGGACTGGGACTGATGTTAATGGGACTATAGTTGCAATATTTGTCCCACCGAAAAGGTGGGACACGTCTtgctatttatttatttcctataCAAATGAGGTGAATGCGGATCTTCATCATCAAAATAGCCCTAGAAAGATATGTATAAATTGATGTCATGTACCTCAAAAGATTCAGAAGGATCTCTTTCTTGAAAATATATACTCCCATGGAAGCAATGTATGGTTTCTTTTCAGACTCTTCTTTAGAAAGTCCAAGAACTGTTGTGTCTACTGCCTGGAGAACAAATTTCATATTAATGGTTGTGTATCATATGGATTTATCTAACACTTTTCCAAACTAGATCCAATTTACCACAAGGTTAAATGCTAGAAATTGCTTCttacttttattgatttgtttgttagagaatcctactttcatttcctcCTACTACAACAATTTACTTTGATAAAATACCCAATGTAACTGTTCCATCCAAATACATAACAATTTTGACTTATTTGAAGAATTTTCGAAGTACAACGTcttaagaagaaaaaaaaaggaagtACAATGCTGCAAAGAAAGAAATGAATGTAGGATGCtataaattaataaaagaaaTTGTGTTGCTATTTATTGTGTTTAGAGCACTTACCATGGCTTTCAACTCTTTCCCTTTAGGCTTTTCACTGAAAGACATGACTCTTCCTTTTCCGTCAATCTTCATCAATCCAAAATCTGATGCACGGCTGAAAAAGAATACAAAAATGAAAGCCATGTTCATAGTATAGATAAAAACATGAATATTTTCTTCATCATCAAAGTCGATTTATTCTTTGATTGTGGATTTTGTGAGTATAAATAGATGGGTTAAACGCAAGAGAACACAACGTACTATTATTTATTTGTGTAATTTATCATCCTACTTTGATTTCTGTGCATTATAACATTATAACTTTATTGTTTCCTTGtttttctattacaacattgttcctttttttcttattaaagtaTTTCACTTTAAAAAATATACCCAATTATTTTTTCTCTATTTTTCAAATTATTATACTTTGAATAATCTATCGCGTTATAGCAGTGAAAATTACTTTGTATTTAGATGACATTGCTATAATGAGTAGATTTATCAAAGCAACAATGCTCTAAATAGGAAAAGAAATTGATGTATGATGTTGCAATAAACAAATACAATAGTAAGTTGCTATTTGTAGTTAATATAACCTGTCATCCATGGGCAGACATGAAAGTGTAATATCTGCACCACTTTGCCGATGGTTCTGCATGAGATATCGTTTGTTACATTTAATATAATTATGGTTTCGTTTCCAAGAGCAACAAATTTGTGAATGGTTTTAAGATTTCACCTGAACAAAATCCATATAATCCATTCGGTACAAGTGATCTCCAGATAGAATGAGAACATCCTCAATGTCCTTGCTTCTTGCATCCTACAGTTACGCAGATTTAGATATTAAGGAGAATTGATGAAAATAGAAGCTTGGTTTCTTCTAGATACCAATATAGACCATGTACTTTATTTTTTATCCATAATAGCAACGCActtgtattgttttttttttgtaatagcaacatacttatatTTCTTTACTGATAAGAGAAATATATAAAGTGAAACTCTTAAATTACTTACAAGTTTCATTTACGAAGTTGCTATTATCGATAAAGAAATGTAAGCGCATTGTTGTTATGGGTAGTACCTATAAGTACGTTGCTATTATTAGTATAGAAATGTAATACCTTGCTATAATGGGTTAGTAACCGTTGCTCTTAGGTGTATAGAAACATAAGTTTAAATGTTGCTATTATCGGCAAAAAAATGTaattatgttgttattattggtaaaAAAGTTTGTGGGTTGCTATAATGAGTAAAATATGTAAGTACATTTCCATTACGGATAAGGATGTGCAAGTAAATCGTCTATATcagttaaaaaaacaaaaaaaaaaacattttatttgacataaataTTAAGTCGTGGGTACCTCAAAGAGCCAGTGAAACTGGCGAACAGCATCTGCAGTACCCTGGAACCACCTCTTACCTTCCTCACCAGGAGTTTGTGTTGCAGATAGTGCCTAAAATCATGTAATTACTATTATGGGATATTGGGATCATATGAGAGTCATACGAACTATATTGTAGGATAGAGCAAAATGACTAATTTCAATAAGACAAAATTGGACTGAGATTGTGATAATTGTCAAAGGAATAAGACAACATACAACCTAGCATGTTAAAAAAAATGGAACTCGGGTTCACTCTAAATGTCTCGTATGCTAAATGATTTGAACAGCCAAcaactattttatttttatgggaTCATATGTGAGCCATACTGGTCGTTTGTTATGCAAGACAGGACAACACAAACCGAATCATACTATATTTTGCATGCATTGGACTCAAATTGTGACTCATGATAAATGGTAAAAATTGCAATACTTTTCCAACAAAAATGTTGAACTAGATGAGACGAGACTCACTCTATATCTCTCAACTAAAGATGCTCATCATCGAAAAATAGCCCAATATTAATGTTACAGGATCCTATGGGAGCCATATTTATTGCTTGTTACATACTGCATTTGGTGTGCATGGGATTAAGACTGAGACAAATGTCAAAGAGTCAAATATTGCAATCTTTTTTTCCCACGCAAACATGTGGAACAATGTGAGACAAAGACTATCTTTTGATCTTCTAGTGCAAAAGAATTACATTTGATTGTCCCACACAATGTGGGGCATGGACTCGCCATTGATCTCTCATTTgtgaaaaagacgtaaatgcTCTCATTATGATCATATTAAATAACCCCTTGTCCAGACCTATCCCGTCCTCATATCTCATGTGACAAACGGGGCCTACAAAAACCATAATGTGATCAATCATACCTCAACAAACCCATCTCCAAATGTAACACCAAAATTATAAGCCCGTGCTAAATGCCTATTCAGTGACGCTGAATTATATTGCGTCAAAATGTAGACTTTATTGATCCCACTATTGATGCAGTTGCTCATAGGCACATCAATCAGCCTATACGCTCCACCAATCGGCACCTACATCCACCATACATTAATCCACCACATTTACCTAAAACATTTCAATTTcaacaaaattttataaaataaataaataaaaacatactGCAGGCTTTGCACGGCGTTTTGTCAGAGGGAAAAGACGAGTACCAGCTCCACCACCTAGAATCACCGCCACAACCGTTCTTGGGTCTCTTTTCTCCATCTCTAAGTCCCTCAACTGCATAAATTGTACACCGAGTCAAGATTCCGAGTGGGAtcagactttgactttgacttttttaAGAGAAAAAAGTCAAAAGAAAAAAACTCACCTTTGCCTCACCTGTGGGAATGGCGGTGAGGGTCATTTGTATGCTTGATTTCACATTGTTTTTCGTTTGAACCCTTTGACTAAAACTTAGCTTCTtccccattaagtcgccattgaCAGGTCTCCAGTCCCTAGGAGCCAATCCAGAGCTGCCATGTAGCTGCCGGACTCCGGTGGCGGAGAGTGATACTACCATTTTTTCTGTAAGTTTTTAGTCTTGAGTTGATGGAAATGTCGTATTGTTTACATGGGGTAGGGTGTGGGTGGGAGGAGGGGTGGGGGTGTTGCATTGCATGGTATGTGTGGTTAGCTATGTTATCCATAAAAATCTGTATTCACGGACCACAAGTATTTTTCTCTTTTGAAAATTTGTGTGATTCAGCCATccttatcttatatatatattcacataaaatttataaaatattatgtaatTTAATACCGACGAATATTCCTGTACGGATTAATTGTGTTTCTATGTTTcttttgttttggttaattagttTATTCATGATTTGCATAATGTAATCTAAGttgaatatttataaataattaaatatgtatAACCTTGATAAATTAGTGCTTATTAATCAATAATTCGGTTATGTTATACTTTTGCTTGTTAATCAATAATTCGGTTATGTTATATTTACATAGTAAATTAATAATTTGTTTTGTTTATAAGTCTTTTCTTTTTGTTGAAAAATTACATTATGTTAATGAAAACAAGAAATTTCCTTTTACATAACTTAAGGCGAAGATATTTGTATCTTTTTGAGATttatgtttgttatgttataaataatattatattttgaaaaagaaaatattatttcTTAACGGCATTggaaaattacaaataatttaaaCATGTTAGAACTCCAAAATGTTTATAAAAGGTTCACCATAGTCCATAGATGGAGCAGTTAAATATCAAAGACAAACTAAACAGTCAATGTCTAACTAGTAACTATAGGTTGTTGACCAAACTTTTGGGCATTTACCAAAATGACCATTATATGCGAAATAGATCCATTTTAGAGTtagaaatatatataaattttattccACTTTCATTTGTCCCTAccacttcaaaaaaaaattatctctCGAACCCAAGTTCCAAAATGCTTAGGGGgtgtttgacaaaaaaaaaacttattgttTATTAGCTTATAATTTATTAGCTTATTAGTTTATAAGTTAATAAGTGtagggtaacttatgaaaaaatgactTATTAGAGGTTCCCACCGGAATAAGTTATTTTTCATCTAAAcatttttttaacttatagtggtgtggaacctaataagttgttttaagAAGCTTAGTTAAACACTCCCTTAATATCAACGGTTGTTTCATAAAATGGAACCCTTTCATGTGCATATATTGAATGTACATCGCCTTAGGTAAGTTTTTGAGTTTTTGTAAGGGTTTTGTCGAATTTTGTAAATATGCTACGGATTTTCGGAGCCTGAAAATGCTACTTTGCTTGTTATACTTCACTGGATCAAAAATAACATTTTCTAGAAATGTAGAATTTCTAAAATCCATTTCAGAAAGTTTTTCCTTTTTCGGAAATGATCATATATTTTTAATTTGAGTTTTCATGTTATGTTGACATAAGCAGTGGCAGAGCTGCCCTTTGGGTAGTGGGGTGTATGGCACCACTTGGAGTGGCAACACCTATTAaatatgtataattttttttgcaTCTATTGATATGAAATAAGTAATTGCCCCACTTCACAAAAGATTGGCACCTCTTGAATCAGCGGATAACAAAGTATCCCTCTTCTTAAGCCTACCCTAGCTGTTGGTATGCACAACTTCACCTAGAAAAGAAGTCGGAGACAACCAACCACTTGCCGGAATATGCTCTGAGTCGCTTGCAAACTACTCTAGTCGTCAGAAACTGCTTGCGGTCGCCTGAAACTGCCGAAAACTACTACAGTACTTGGTAACCACCGGAAACGGCTCAAAGTTGTTCGAAAACGATCCACTAGCGGACCCCAGTTGACTGAAAGTCTGGATCCGCCATTGGACATAAGCCTGTAATAGTCAAACAAGGAATTTACATAAAACAATTTATCGTCACATGCAACTAGAGGTGCACAAAACCCAAATTTGGTCTGATCCGATCCGGTTTCGCTTACGTCATCGTCGATCCGGTTTGCCTTTATTTCAATCCGGATTAACCAGCTTCCCAATCGATGATATAAATCGGTTTGACCCggatttttttggggttttaatgGATTTTGGTCAGTTTTCAAACCGGTTTTTGGAAAATATGGTTGACGATCCGGTATTAAATCCAATTTGGAAAGTAGGATTAGGATCCGATTTTAAATCTGATCCGATCCGGTTTTGACTCGATCCGGTTTTGGATTGGATCCGATTTCGAATAGTGAAATCAGTTTTTGTGTGCATCTCTACATGCAACCTAGAGATCTATGGTTTTTCtcataatagcaacatattttgAAAAACTAATCTAACCTATGTAATATCAAAAATCACAAGATTATTGTTATATACCTTTTGCAATCATTAAATATAACAATCTACTTTCTTCAAACCTTCCTTGGAAAACAAGCACCAAAAGTATGGCTATCTCTAATAGCTCACACTTAAGACCCTAGAAACCTTAGAATGAAGAGGAAAGAGATTTAGGCCCCTTTGGATGTGGGTAATATAGATTAGGTGATCCGAGATTTCGGTTGGTGCTTTGGAGCCCAACGGTATAACCATAGAGTGATAGTTCgagccttttatgaattttggatttgagTTCGGTAAGTTTTAAGTCAAAGGAGAGTTGATAGGGTTGTAGAGCTTCTAAacacctttgcgtggatataaagatcgtcgaaatcggagttgaaacgaagaagttatgatcgttTGAAGTTAGGGCGGTTTTGGGTTGAGTtgtatacgttgggcgtactagggcattcctagtacgttgggtgtacgcgaTTAGTTCCCAAcccctattttcgtggtttgagccttatttaagctccttaactcccccaaactAATTCCATActtagcctccacctctccaataCCCTCTcttgtaaccctaaccctagattgagccttgtgagaaaaagaaggtgtttttaagtgctttggagtgttcttggtgcaccttggagaagaaggaactcattgaagaagtgttggttgcattagagcttgtagatccagactttgctcacattgatctttcttctagagttataaagtttaaatctttaaattttgtgaccttgttatggataaatttggaaactttatccatctaaacatcattttgatttagatatgaaggttggagacttgtacttaatggattaagttgaaaaagatgtaCTTGTGGGTCCCTTTGAGGCTTAAAACATTTGCAgctccttagtttgagactggattcacacgggtgttcctccaattcgctcaaaccaaagctatgatacaaacttgtaacgtctcaaaaatcacaacaattttgaacttttcaaaacaacccataatcataaaatttttacaaaatcattgtttccaaagtgtttatcagagtatcccaaaatcataaggcCATAAAAtatgaggatgtgtacggtcacgtcttcgccttcccgcgatcatcagaagtacctgaaataataaactaaaactgtgaGTCAAAGCTTAATGACTTCCCCCAAAGTAtcaccacataaacataacaaacaacagcatgcataaatgagccttcatcctgattggaccgccttgcagggactacagcctatctggaccgctcttcgagccttcagcatgactggaccgcctcgtagggcatacagcctatccagaccgctctccgggacttcggcctgactggaccgcctcgcagagcCTACAGTTTATCCGAACCaccctaggtatcttggccttcagcacaagtaggaccacctcaacccaaccaaacataacatgtcgacatatacataacagataaacatatatccAGTCAACAAACAAACAGGCAGATCTACAAATCTGTAACAGCCTGAAATCCAGGTATTCTTCTTTTTGGCCCTTCATCTTTTTTATGTTgccatttagggtttgcatgttaggcgagtacgctgggcgtacaaggagtatgttgcgcgtacttgcgcgcctcatttggacgcgttcaccctcaggtacgctgggcgtacccaaggtacgcggggcgtaaccggtccagacctaaaaaccctaattcattcagaggcctataaaaggaatgtgtggctcgacttctcagccaccatcccttagaaagaaaccctaaagagagtgtGCATCCGTTCTTAGGCCATATgtgagtattctaagcttggtggagcccttttcaaggtagcaaaggaaAGGAGGAGCTCATTGGGAAGGCTAGAAGTGGTattcaagtgtagatctgagctttgcaAAGGTTGAAGCTTCATTataaggtaaaaagttcggatcttgtccTATAGTTCTTGTGATATGCTTCAagtaccattttctagggttttagtcccaaaggtggagactttttgagcaaatggtctccataagcttagatccttCATATTTCTGGTCTATTTGAGTTATAGactcataaaaatgtaatcttggtcgTGAATATTgtaccatgcatgagatctaggtccttgagttggaATAGAATGATGTTATGAAGTGtgggagcctttacagccatgccaaggcttaaaggtctcgactttatgggtatagacgcataaacagagccggatctagaagttggagtaatgGCTTAATCGATTAAGACTAGAAATGATGTATGCTAAAGTCTGatgattacgctgggcgtaactcacagtacgcgcagcatactgggtggagaccccgatccatgggttgtcgatgtatgccccgcgtacatcaagaagtacgccccgcgtactcacagcgttgacttttgttgacttttagggttttggtcaacatggagACTTTGGGtcagggaagggtaaaatggtcttttaccctctgagggaTGATGATAAGGGGTGAAGTTTTAGTTGTGGAAGTCTTtgtttattaaatgatatttttatgattaggcgaggtagaGTCGTCGCCGGGATTTGGAGATAGCGAGTACgtgagatcttagactttccacgaggtgagtcttctcactatactgtacccggaagggttttattgtgtgaccggaaggtcggatatgttacgAGTTGTATGcattatatgtgataagttaatcgtttatatacgccatgtatgatatgcttgatatgggccggaaggcattatactatgggccggaaggcatatatgttgtgggccggaaggcattgtgatgtgtATCAtaaggtaggaccggaaggtttaccgagcCGAGACGGAAGTCCTCTGAGACACATgggccggaaggtcagggcctggaagggcgtatgtgcgtcAGTAgtcttttggggaactcactaagcatttatgcttaccgttgttgtgttatgtgtttcaggtactagcgaggaccgtgggaaggcgtcggcgtgatcgtacacattgtCTAGAAAACTATTTCATGATCATTGGGATGTGCTTTGTTATGAAACATTGTTTACGTTTGAATTTGGAATATTAAACGATGGTTTTTGATGTttgcaaaaatgaaaattttgttttaaatttacgttgttacaagtttgtattagagccttggtttgagggattcggatacaccttcgggcgtaactgaactcaaaccggggatttgagaaaaattttaattaataaaaataataaaaatttgataAGAGATTTCGAAACAACCGAaggagaagcagtgtgtacggttagccagcgcccgaacggtaaatccccaaaatacccttacaatatgtgttatgagatatgttatgatatgatatgcatgctagagtagactaggtattcatattaggactagagtggcctgatttgtgatgccttagtctagggaaacctgctgctatgagatgcgttgagagcgagtaggtaaccAATGCATAGCAAGAATAGAGTACTCATGAGTCGGGGTtcgaggaggaggacttggggtgaatgctgatgcggtgtagtcggtagtatttgtgacatccccaaaatcacggccagaaaagaccgattttgtttatgctttatgaaaatcagagtacttcgttttataaaaaggttgcggaatgtgttcccagaaaaacatggtaaatacgttattaaaatattttcgaggaaacgtatttatttcattttaaaacgtttgggatgtcatcgttaataccgaaacataagcataaacagaacttacaatgatttacactagtgatctacatctctttaaatctctcagtgtaatgtcacttcacttcgtcacctgtgatatacataaactgagtgggtcaggttgggaaacctggtgagtacatagggttttcaacccacaataatataattgttatgtttaatcatcaaacaattaaccccattacccatccccgttatcttctttact is part of the Lactuca sativa cultivar Salinas chromosome 7, Lsat_Salinas_v11, whole genome shotgun sequence genome and harbors:
- the LOC111896753 gene encoding glucose-1-phosphate adenylyltransferase large subunit 3, chloroplastic/amyloplastic; protein product: MVVSLSATGVRQLHGSSGLAPRDWRPVNGDLMGKKLSFSQRVQTKNNVKSSIQMTLTAIPTGEAKLRDLEMEKRDPRTVVAVILGGGAGTRLFPLTKRRAKPAVPIGGAYRLIDVPMSNCINSGINKVYILTQYNSASLNRHLARAYNFGVTFGDGFVEALSATQTPGEEGKRWFQGTADAVRQFHWLFEDARSKDIEDVLILSGDHLYRMDYMDFVQNHRQSGADITLSCLPMDDSRASDFGLMKIDGKGRVMSFSEKPKGKELKAMAVDTTVLGLSKEESEKKPYIASMGVYIFKKEILLNLLRWRFPTANDFGSEIIPASASEYYIKAYLFNDYWEDIGTIKSFFEANLALTEHPSRFSFYDATKPMYTSRRNLPPSNVDNCKIVDSIISHGSFLTDSFIEHSVVGIRSRINSNVHLKDTVMLGADYYETDAEITSLLAEGRVPVGIGENTKITGCIIDKNARIGKNVVIANSEGIQEADRSSEGFYIRSGITILLKNSTIKDGLVI